One window from the genome of Rhodopseudomonas sp. P2A-2r encodes:
- a CDS encoding diguanylate cyclase domain-containing protein, with the protein MTKSSGSMSDPFPVQSVLSDQAELIELLKARVAAQAELIRAQAASLAHSQKIFNRSSAAARIGVWECNLADESLAWTDVVYDLFDQERGTPLDRAVTLKCYPEESLRALTAARSKAIADRTGFTLETEIVTPKGNRRWIRITATVECVDDVAVRIFGMKQDITEEKILADRNRYLAEFDVMTGLANRSQFQSRLSELSAAERPFGALLLIDLDEFKSVNDSYGHAAGDECLREAALRIGNACPGAELVARIGGDEFAVMLAPHLQFAEISETARAIVEAMRRPVVFNGRELQLGASVGIALVDGCAPSQLFMMADAALYAAKAAGRSTFRIHKPGPGRRPSGSSAAA; encoded by the coding sequence ATGACCAAATCGAGCGGCAGTATGTCCGATCCCTTCCCCGTGCAGTCGGTCTTGTCTGACCAGGCGGAATTGATCGAATTGTTGAAGGCGCGCGTCGCGGCGCAGGCGGAACTGATCCGCGCGCAGGCTGCCTCGCTCGCGCACAGCCAGAAGATCTTCAATCGCTCGTCGGCGGCGGCGCGCATTGGTGTGTGGGAGTGCAACCTCGCCGATGAATCGCTGGCTTGGACAGATGTCGTCTACGACCTGTTCGACCAGGAGCGCGGCACGCCGCTGGACCGCGCGGTCACGCTCAAATGTTATCCGGAGGAATCGCTGCGGGCGCTCACCGCGGCGCGCAGCAAGGCGATCGCCGACCGCACCGGCTTCACGCTGGAGACCGAGATCGTCACCCCGAAGGGCAACCGGCGCTGGATCCGCATCACCGCCACGGTGGAATGCGTCGACGACGTCGCGGTGCGCATTTTCGGCATGAAGCAGGACATCACCGAAGAAAAGATTCTGGCCGACCGCAATCGCTACCTTGCCGAGTTCGACGTCATGACCGGGCTGGCCAACCGCAGCCAGTTTCAATCGCGCCTGTCGGAACTGAGCGCCGCCGAGAGGCCGTTCGGCGCGCTGCTGCTGATCGACCTCGACGAGTTCAAGTCGGTCAATGACAGCTATGGTCATGCCGCCGGCGACGAATGCCTGCGCGAGGCGGCGCTGCGCATCGGCAATGCCTGTCCCGGTGCCGAACTGGTGGCGCGGATCGGCGGCGACGAGTTCGCGGTGATGCTGGCTCCGCATCTGCAGTTCGCGGAGATTTCGGAAACCGCGCGCGCCATCGTCGAGGCGATGCGCCGCCCCGTCGTCTTCAACGGCCGCGAGCTGCAGCTCGGCGCATCGGTGGGCATCGCGCTGGTCGATGGCTGCGCGCCGTCGCAACTGTTCATGATGGCGGACGCCGCGCTGTATGCGGCGAAGGCCGCCGGCCGCAGCACGTTCCGGATTCACAAGCCCGGTCCGGGCCGCCGCCCAAGCGGCTCGTCGGCCGCAGCCTGA
- a CDS encoding autotransporter outer membrane beta-barrel domain-containing protein: MNFAGCFYQNSVHPTGAAMALIATYMANQIDAPTTVVPQGAITASLAAGFAGSVFGRLDASRTSQPFGIGNAMAMAYAGPTKAPSPLKPEDRWSVYSDFSYASGSLDRQFFNAGYDYHAPGGTFGIEYRYDSRWRLGFALGYSEPDVTLGVQNAHDHVKSYQFAGYGSFTDANWFVDALAAYGRHDFALDRQGVIDVIHGSTSADTFTTAARAGYLVNAGAVRVGPIAGFSYTHGVIGGYTESGDVLLTMMVDRQTINALTANAGLQLRLPFVTGMVLYSPFINLTAEQDFAGSGRNVTTTLVTAPLLPILTPVSAQDRTYGRVAAGIGAGIAGNINATLTITSTFARAGGNDFAVSSGIRAAF, translated from the coding sequence GTGAATTTCGCAGGCTGCTTCTATCAAAACTCGGTCCATCCCACCGGCGCCGCGATGGCGCTGATCGCGACCTACATGGCGAACCAGATCGACGCGCCGACCACCGTAGTGCCGCAGGGCGCCATCACCGCCAGCCTTGCCGCTGGCTTCGCCGGTTCGGTGTTTGGCCGGCTCGACGCCTCGCGCACCTCCCAGCCGTTCGGAATCGGCAACGCGATGGCGATGGCCTATGCCGGCCCGACCAAGGCTCCATCTCCGCTCAAGCCGGAAGACAGATGGTCGGTTTACAGCGACTTCAGCTACGCCAGCGGCAGCCTCGACAGGCAGTTCTTCAATGCTGGCTATGATTATCACGCCCCCGGCGGCACCTTCGGAATCGAGTACCGCTATGATTCCAGATGGCGGCTGGGATTTGCGCTGGGCTACTCCGAACCCGATGTCACTCTCGGCGTTCAGAACGCGCATGATCACGTGAAATCCTATCAGTTTGCCGGCTACGGCTCGTTTACCGATGCCAACTGGTTCGTCGACGCGCTCGCCGCCTATGGCCGCCACGACTTTGCGCTGGATCGCCAGGGCGTGATCGACGTGATCCACGGCAGCACCAGCGCCGACACCTTCACGACGGCTGCCAGGGCCGGCTACCTGGTCAACGCGGGAGCGGTACGCGTCGGGCCGATCGCCGGATTCAGTTATACCCACGGGGTCATCGGCGGCTACACCGAGAGCGGGGACGTCCTGCTGACCATGATGGTCGACAGGCAAACGATCAACGCCTTGACCGCCAACGCCGGGCTTCAATTGCGATTGCCATTCGTCACGGGAATGGTGCTGTACAGCCCCTTCATCAACCTCACTGCCGAGCAGGATTTCGCAGGCTCTGGCCGCAACGTGACCACCACGCTGGTAACCGCACCGCTGCTCCCGATCCTGACGCCGGTCTCCGCGCAGGACCGCACCTACGGCAGGGTCGCCGCCGGCATCGGCGCTGGAATTGCCGGGAATATCAACGCAACACTCACTATCACGTCGACCTTCGCACGCGCCGGCGGCAACGACTTTGCGGTCAGCAGTGGGATCCGGGCTGCGTTCTAG
- a CDS encoding SGNH/GDSL hydrolase family protein: MSHDLSRMLSISLPLNRGRTALGGTAAAAIVSVVILGATILPAKAQFTAIYGFGDSYADTGAAPGGAFQLGHLNCVYSPNCTFTGSTTFVQSLQSIYGLPGMTNYAIGGARTDNTNTLAPLNPGFGFSYELVQSAGLHYASSDLIALSIGGNDLSAITLTGVAAADRQLIVLGATTSAGLAAAGVQQMAAQGTRNIAWLSTGSSKWFPAPPGSTFLTDPLRDAWANTYYQQTQQLLAPLAQSGVRIFLFNFGILQERVANNPGMYGFTSATACEAGPAQPGVPRLPASP; this comes from the coding sequence ATGAGCCACGACCTTTCGCGGATGCTGTCGATTTCGCTGCCGTTGAATCGAGGGCGAACCGCGCTTGGCGGCACCGCGGCGGCGGCGATCGTCTCCGTAGTGATACTGGGAGCCACAATCCTTCCGGCCAAGGCGCAATTCACCGCGATATACGGCTTCGGCGACAGTTATGCCGATACCGGTGCTGCGCCGGGCGGTGCGTTCCAGCTTGGACACCTGAACTGTGTCTACTCCCCCAATTGCACGTTCACCGGCAGCACCACCTTCGTTCAGTCGCTGCAGTCGATCTATGGCCTGCCGGGAATGACCAATTATGCGATCGGCGGCGCGCGAACTGACAATACCAACACGCTCGCCCCTCTCAACCCCGGGTTCGGCTTCAGCTACGAACTCGTCCAGTCGGCCGGCCTGCACTACGCCAGCAGCGACCTGATCGCGCTGTCGATCGGCGGCAACGATCTGTCGGCCATCACCCTCACTGGCGTGGCCGCGGCCGATCGGCAGCTGATCGTCTTGGGCGCGACCACTTCGGCGGGGTTGGCGGCCGCCGGCGTGCAACAGATGGCGGCGCAGGGCACCCGCAACATCGCCTGGCTCAGCACCGGCAGTTCGAAATGGTTTCCCGCCCCGCCCGGCTCCACCTTTCTCACCGACCCGTTGCGCGACGCCTGGGCGAACACCTATTACCAGCAGACCCAGCAATTGCTGGCGCCGCTGGCGCAATCCGGTGTGCGCATCTTTCTGTTCAATTTCGGCATCCTGCAGGAGCGCGTCGCCAACAATCCGGGGATGTACGGCTTCACGAGCGCCACCGCTTGCGAAGCGGGGCCGGCACAGCCGGGAGTACCCCGCCTGCCGGCGTCACCGTGA
- a CDS encoding outer membrane beta-barrel protein — MRNLFAAGLSLLVLEAVGAANAADIPVKAPIARAMLAWSWTGFYVGGHLGAGVGSTTVSNPYGPSAFGDVVTTPAALLGLQAGYNWQISPQTVVGLEADTSFLDSSGSNTCLQISPLVVNQVGSNCNARPRWTGTLTGRLGLITGAQGRTLVYGKGGLAWMHGDVSMDPNNQFYNSAAQALAVPTSLSNTRWGWTIGAGVEHAMTPAWSLKAEYDYSRFGNSSMTTPATSFIAGSLFPVLPATSSVAQDVHVVKLGVNYHMGQSESFGALPVVPRKAAPVVASGWAVDTGARYWYSSGKFQWDNFASPNVAQSRLTYDSLTASSGEIFARIDTPVNLFVKGFIGGGRINSGKMNDEDWGMDAPANASVNTAYTNTLSNPVNGPISYGTIDVGYDFLKGVDYKVGAFLGYNRVHEVMNAWGCTQLALPASGICAPSFPSTVLTITETATWQSLRVGLSGESVLWNRIKIGGDVAYLPYARFDGLDNHWLRDVPTWFAQWGTGRGVQAELVASYLVTDNFTVGVGGRYWAMWTTNGEFNCTGCDKAAPTVTSEASPFKGNAERYGMFVQASYKFGAEH; from the coding sequence ATGAGAAATCTATTCGCGGCGGGACTGTCGCTTTTGGTTCTGGAGGCGGTGGGCGCGGCTAACGCCGCGGACATCCCCGTGAAGGCGCCGATCGCCAGGGCGATGCTGGCATGGAGTTGGACGGGATTTTACGTTGGCGGCCACCTGGGTGCCGGTGTCGGCTCAACGACGGTTTCCAATCCCTATGGCCCGTCGGCATTTGGCGACGTGGTGACAACGCCGGCGGCGCTTCTTGGTCTCCAGGCCGGGTATAATTGGCAGATTTCACCCCAGACCGTTGTCGGTCTGGAGGCTGATACCAGCTTTCTCGACTCCAGCGGAAGCAATACCTGTCTGCAGATTTCGCCGCTTGTCGTGAATCAGGTTGGATCGAACTGCAACGCGAGGCCGCGGTGGACCGGAACGTTAACCGGTCGCCTGGGTCTGATCACCGGCGCCCAGGGGCGGACGTTAGTCTACGGCAAGGGCGGGCTCGCCTGGATGCATGGCGATGTCTCAATGGATCCAAATAATCAGTTCTATAATTCCGCTGCCCAGGCGTTAGCCGTCCCGACTAGCCTGTCGAACACACGGTGGGGATGGACGATCGGCGCCGGTGTCGAGCATGCGATGACGCCGGCATGGTCGCTCAAAGCCGAATATGACTACAGCCGATTCGGCAATTCCAGCATGACGACCCCGGCGACCTCTTTCATCGCAGGCTCTCTTTTTCCGGTTCTTCCCGCGACCTCGTCGGTTGCACAGGATGTTCATGTCGTGAAACTCGGCGTGAACTATCACATGGGTCAATCGGAAAGCTTTGGAGCCCTCCCCGTAGTGCCTCGCAAGGCTGCTCCCGTCGTGGCGTCCGGCTGGGCCGTCGATACCGGGGCGCGGTATTGGTACAGCTCCGGCAAATTCCAATGGGATAATTTCGCCTCGCCGAATGTCGCGCAGTCGCGTTTGACGTATGATAGTCTGACGGCGTCATCAGGCGAGATTTTCGCACGCATCGATACGCCGGTGAATCTGTTCGTGAAGGGCTTTATCGGTGGCGGCCGCATCAACAGTGGCAAGATGAACGATGAGGATTGGGGTATGGATGCCCCCGCAAATGCCTCGGTCAACACTGCCTATACCAATACCCTGTCAAACCCGGTCAACGGGCCGATCTCCTACGGCACGATCGATGTCGGTTACGATTTCCTCAAAGGTGTGGATTACAAGGTTGGCGCGTTCCTCGGATACAATCGCGTCCACGAGGTCATGAATGCGTGGGGCTGTACGCAACTGGCACTGCCGGCGTCCGGCATCTGCGCGCCGTCCTTTCCATCCACCGTCCTGACGATCACGGAAACCGCCACCTGGCAGTCGTTGCGGGTCGGTTTGTCCGGGGAATCCGTGCTTTGGAATCGCATAAAGATCGGCGGCGACGTCGCCTATCTGCCCTATGCTCGCTTCGACGGACTGGACAATCATTGGCTGCGCGATGTCCCGACCTGGTTTGCGCAATGGGGAACGGGAAGGGGCGTGCAGGCTGAACTTGTCGCCTCTTACCTCGTAACCGACAACTTCACGGTTGGTGTTGGTGGACGTTATTGGGCGATGTGGACGACCAATGGCGAGTTCAACTGCACGGGCTGCGACAAGGCAGCCCCGACGGTGACGAGCGAGGCGTCCCCGTTCAAGGGCAATGCTGAACGCTACGGCATGTTTGTGCAGGCATCCTATAAGTTTGGTGCCGAACATTGA
- a CDS encoding ATP-binding protein, producing the protein MRPRFFRIKTRLRCFVRRHPTLSFAIRSFMIFSAAFGGAYGFISGSRSPGSGYDPHAFAIGASFLFALACGGLAMLSMRLRFVARRMRKLAQHNEALVDRNWELQEAEQRARSLFEAQGDLIVMRDGNGQITFVNDAYCALAKRSRASLIGSDFTFDVVEQGDTTTEPNGTRIHDQRIASALGPRWIAWREGLVHSEAGQPAELQCVGRDVTDRSETERALGEARDQANAANRAKSRFLAMASHEIRTPLNGIIGMSGLLLDTQLSPEQASYARAVKTSGDALLSLIEELLDYSRIEAGKIDLEHRPFALATMIEDITELLAPRAHASRLEIAAYVDERLPRDVVGDAARLRQVLLNLAGNAIKFTTAGGVAIIVEPGVSPGDISFRVRDTGIGIAPDAQQRIFQEFEQADEGTARNYGGTGLGLSISERIVKRMGGRITLQSQPGVGSTFEVSIPLAAADADGGDRQTFDAPDLAGQSIMLVSPQSIETALTARRLERWGAQTCTVSDIAVARALLPERPWQAVLIDRGFGAADVEAFAEMAVPHADQRIVMFTPAMRHELQPVPTTAFTGYLVKPLRTVSLAARLGAPAETIAPAMTIDDLFEPQPDAPPARAIRGLSILVAEDNEINALLMRALLTRLGHQVVITTSGEEALESWQASASAGTPYDLVLMDLQMPRLDGIETARRIRAREAGSRSRRTPILALTANTLVEDRYACFDAGMDGFLVKPLDRDKLSEALADLARSRHIAA; encoded by the coding sequence GTGAGACCCAGGTTCTTCCGGATCAAGACGCGTCTGCGCTGCTTCGTCCGGCGCCATCCCACCCTGAGCTTCGCGATCCGCTCCTTCATGATCTTCTCGGCGGCGTTCGGCGGCGCCTATGGCTTCATTTCCGGCAGCAGGTCGCCCGGCTCCGGCTACGATCCGCACGCCTTCGCCATCGGCGCCAGCTTCCTGTTCGCGCTGGCCTGCGGCGGTCTCGCCATGCTGAGCATGCGGCTGCGCTTCGTGGCGCGGCGGATGCGCAAGCTGGCGCAGCACAACGAGGCGCTGGTCGATCGCAACTGGGAACTGCAGGAGGCCGAGCAGCGTGCGCGCAGCCTGTTCGAGGCGCAGGGCGACCTGATCGTGATGCGCGACGGCAACGGCCAGATCACCTTCGTCAACGACGCCTATTGCGCGCTGGCAAAGCGATCGCGCGCGTCGCTGATCGGCAGCGATTTTACGTTCGACGTGGTGGAGCAGGGCGACACAACCACCGAACCCAACGGCACCCGCATCCACGACCAGCGCATCGCCAGCGCGCTGGGCCCGCGCTGGATCGCCTGGCGCGAAGGGCTGGTGCACAGCGAGGCCGGCCAGCCGGCCGAACTGCAATGCGTCGGCCGCGACGTCACCGACCGCAGCGAAACCGAGCGGGCGCTCGGCGAAGCGCGCGACCAGGCCAATGCCGCCAACCGCGCCAAGTCGCGTTTCCTGGCGATGGCCTCGCATGAGATCCGCACGCCGCTGAACGGCATCATCGGCATGAGCGGGTTGTTGCTCGACACCCAGCTTTCGCCAGAGCAGGCGAGCTATGCCCGCGCCGTGAAGACCTCCGGCGACGCGCTGCTCTCGCTGATCGAGGAACTGCTCGACTATTCGCGCATCGAGGCCGGCAAGATCGACCTCGAACATCGCCCCTTTGCGCTGGCGACCATGATCGAGGACATCACCGAACTGCTGGCGCCCCGCGCCCATGCCAGCAGACTGGAGATCGCGGCCTATGTCGACGAGCGACTGCCGCGCGACGTGGTCGGCGATGCCGCGCGATTGCGTCAGGTGCTGCTCAACCTCGCCGGCAACGCCATCAAGTTCACCACGGCCGGCGGCGTCGCGATCATCGTCGAGCCGGGCGTCTCGCCTGGCGACATCAGCTTCAGGGTGCGCGACACCGGCATCGGCATCGCGCCGGACGCGCAACAACGCATCTTCCAGGAGTTCGAGCAGGCCGACGAGGGCACCGCGCGCAACTACGGCGGCACCGGCCTCGGGCTCAGCATCAGCGAGCGCATCGTCAAGCGCATGGGCGGGCGCATCACCCTGCAGAGCCAGCCCGGCGTCGGCTCGACCTTCGAAGTGTCGATCCCGCTGGCCGCGGCTGACGCCGACGGCGGCGATCGCCAAACGTTCGACGCACCGGACCTCGCGGGCCAGTCGATCATGCTGGTGTCGCCGCAGAGCATCGAGACGGCGCTGACCGCGCGACGGCTGGAGCGCTGGGGCGCCCAGACCTGCACGGTGTCCGATATCGCGGTGGCGCGGGCGCTGCTGCCGGAACGGCCGTGGCAGGCGGTGCTGATCGACCGCGGCTTCGGCGCCGCCGATGTGGAGGCGTTCGCCGAAATGGCGGTGCCGCATGCGGACCAGCGCATCGTGATGTTCACCCCGGCGATGCGCCACGAGCTGCAGCCGGTGCCGACCACCGCTTTCACCGGCTATCTGGTGAAGCCGCTGCGCACGGTGTCACTGGCCGCCCGGCTCGGGGCGCCCGCGGAAACCATCGCACCGGCGATGACCATCGACGACCTGTTCGAGCCGCAGCCCGACGCGCCGCCGGCCCGCGCCATTCGCGGCCTGTCGATCCTGGTGGCCGAAGACAACGAGATCAACGCGCTGCTGATGCGTGCGCTGCTCACACGCCTCGGCCATCAGGTTGTCATCACCACCTCCGGCGAGGAGGCGCTGGAGTCCTGGCAGGCCTCGGCCTCCGCCGGCACGCCCTACGACCTGGTGCTGATGGATCTGCAGATGCCGCGCCTCGACGGCATCGAGACCGCCCGGCGGATCCGCGCCCGCGAGGCCGGCAGCCGCAGCCGCCGCACGCCGATCCTGGCGCTGACCGCCAACACGCTGGTGGAAGATCGCTATGCCTGCTTCGACGCCGGCATGGACGGCTTCCTCGTCAAACCGCTCGACCGCGACAAGCTGTCGGAAGCGCTGGCAGACCTCGCGCGGTCGCGGCATATCGCCGCCTGA
- a CDS encoding GNAT family N-acetyltransferase, whose protein sequence is MRGEQLTGSKLGFLQMLRPQNVGLAAQKTITFFKPPQITLPNAALPDGVGLPPATLGRMGPLEVRLARDKRDIKRAQKLRYKVFYKDGSAIADAATMLAQRDKDAFDKICDHLMVIDHAAKPTLSGRQPVVGTYRLLRHETAMRNGGFYTDNEFDLSGMIERHAALRFLELGRSCVLPPYRNKRTVELLWQGIWAYVKQNRFDVMIGCASFEGTDPDRLALPLSFLHHHARAPEAWRARAHPGRYVEMNRMAKEAIDSKAALRMLPPLIKGYLRLGAMIGDGAVIDHQFGTTDVLIVMPVAAIGAKYIEHFGGDARAA, encoded by the coding sequence ATGCGCGGTGAACAGCTGACGGGATCGAAGCTGGGGTTTCTGCAGATGCTGCGGCCGCAGAATGTCGGCCTCGCCGCGCAGAAGACCATTACCTTCTTCAAGCCGCCGCAGATCACGCTGCCCAACGCCGCGTTGCCCGACGGCGTCGGACTGCCGCCGGCGACGCTCGGCCGGATGGGCCCGCTGGAAGTGCGGCTCGCCCGCGACAAGCGCGACATCAAGCGTGCCCAGAAATTGCGTTACAAGGTGTTCTACAAGGACGGCAGCGCCATCGCCGACGCCGCCACCATGCTGGCGCAGCGCGACAAGGACGCCTTCGACAAGATCTGCGACCATTTGATGGTGATCGACCACGCCGCCAAGCCGACTCTGTCCGGCCGCCAGCCGGTGGTCGGCACCTATCGCCTGCTGCGCCACGAGACGGCCATGCGCAACGGCGGTTTCTACACCGACAACGAATTCGACCTGTCGGGCATGATCGAGCGCCATGCCGCTTTGCGCTTTCTCGAACTCGGCCGCTCCTGCGTGCTGCCGCCCTATCGCAACAAGCGCACCGTTGAACTGCTGTGGCAGGGCATCTGGGCCTATGTGAAACAGAACCGCTTCGACGTCATGATCGGCTGCGCCAGTTTCGAGGGCACCGACCCGGACCGCCTGGCGCTGCCGCTGTCATTTCTGCATCACCACGCCCGCGCGCCCGAGGCGTGGCGCGCCCGAGCGCATCCCGGCCGCTATGTCGAGATGAACCGGATGGCGAAAGAGGCGATCGACAGCAAGGCCGCGCTGCGCATGCTGCCGCCGCTGATCAAGGGCTACCTGCGGCTCGGCGCCATGATCGGCGATGGCGCGGTGATCGACCACCAGTTCGGCACGACGGACGTACTGATCGTGATGCCTGTGGCCGCCATCGGCGCGAAGTATATCGAGCACTTCGGCGGCGACGCGCGGGCGGCGTAA
- the coaA gene encoding type I pantothenate kinase codes for MDMRSEQQYNPYRTFTRAQWAALRDDTPMTLQAGEVAALRSMYDRLDLKEVEEIYLPLSRLLSIYVTATQRLYYAQRKFLGIEDRKMPYIIGVAGSVAVGKSTTARVLQALLARWGAKPKVDLVTTDGFLFPNAVLERQGLMQKKGFPESYDLPTLLAFLSDIKAGRSPVRAPLYSHLTYDVLPNKWQEIDQPDILIVEGVNVLQTGRLPRDGKAVPVVSDFFDFSVYIDAEEPVLRDWYVRRFLALRDTAFHDPRSYFHRYAPLSDEEATATALAIWERTNLANLEDNILPTRPRATLILKKGADHVVETVALRRL; via the coding sequence ATGGATATGCGGTCAGAGCAGCAATACAATCCCTACCGGACCTTCACCCGCGCGCAGTGGGCGGCATTGCGCGACGATACGCCGATGACGCTGCAGGCCGGCGAGGTCGCGGCGCTGCGTTCGATGTATGACCGCCTCGATCTCAAGGAGGTCGAGGAGATCTACCTGCCGCTGTCGCGGTTGCTGTCGATCTACGTCACCGCCACGCAGCGGCTGTATTACGCGCAGCGAAAATTCCTGGGCATCGAAGACCGCAAGATGCCCTACATCATCGGCGTCGCCGGCTCCGTGGCCGTCGGCAAGTCGACCACCGCGCGCGTGCTGCAGGCGCTGCTGGCGCGCTGGGGCGCCAAGCCCAAGGTCGATCTCGTCACTACCGACGGCTTCCTGTTTCCAAATGCGGTGCTCGAGCGCCAGGGGCTGATGCAGAAGAAGGGCTTTCCGGAAAGCTACGACCTGCCGACGCTGCTGGCCTTTCTCAGCGACATCAAGGCCGGCCGCTCACCGGTGCGCGCGCCGCTGTATTCGCATCTCACCTATGACGTGCTGCCCAACAAATGGCAGGAGATCGACCAGCCCGACATCCTGATCGTCGAGGGCGTCAACGTGCTGCAGACCGGCCGGCTGCCGCGCGACGGCAAGGCGGTGCCTGTCGTCTCCGACTTCTTCGATTTCTCGGTCTATATCGATGCCGAAGAGCCGGTGCTGCGTGACTGGTATGTGCGCCGCTTCTTGGCCCTGCGCGACACCGCATTCCACGACCCGCGATCCTACTTCCATCGCTACGCGCCGCTGTCGGACGAGGAAGCCACCGCCACCGCGCTGGCGATCTGGGAACGCACCAACCTCGCCAACCTCGAGGACAATATCCTGCCGACCAGGCCGCGGGCGACGCTGATCCTGAAAAAGGGCGCGGATCATGTGGTGGAGACGGTCGCGCTAAGAAGGCTGTAG
- a CDS encoding phosphoribosyl-ATP diphosphatase, whose amino-acid sequence MARFTIHDLAAIIDARAAAGGESSYTRKLLDKGAEHCAKKFGEEAVETVIAAVENDHTNLINESADLLFHLLVLLKSRNVTLEEVETTLGQRTSMSGLEEKASRKRD is encoded by the coding sequence ATGGCCCGCTTCACGATCCACGACCTGGCTGCCATCATCGACGCCCGCGCGGCGGCGGGCGGCGAGTCGTCCTACACCCGCAAGCTGCTCGACAAGGGCGCCGAGCACTGCGCCAAGAAGTTTGGCGAGGAAGCGGTCGAAACCGTCATCGCCGCGGTCGAGAACGACCACACCAATCTGATCAATGAAAGTGCGGATCTGCTGTTCCATCTTCTGGTGCTGCTGAAATCGCGCAACGTGACCCTCGAAGAGGTCGAGACGACGCTCGGACAACGCACCAGCATGTCCGGGCTTGAGGAAAAGGCCTCGCGCAAGCGCGATTGA
- the hisF gene encoding imidazole glycerol phosphate synthase subunit HisF, with the protein MFKMRVIPCLDVKDGRVVKGINFVDLRDAGDPVEAAVAYDAAGADELCFLDINATHENRGTMMDVVRRTAEACFMPLTVGGGVRTTDDIKALLRAGADKVSINSAAVADRQFVKQAAEKFGDQCIVVAIDAKRVTRAGGGSRWEIFTHGGRKGTGIDAIEFAQEVVSLGAGEILLTSMDRDGTRQGFDIPLTHAVADSINVPVIASGGVGNLDHLVEGIRSGHATAVLAASIFHFGEFTIREAKDHMVRAGLPMRLDP; encoded by the coding sequence ATGTTCAAGATGCGCGTCATTCCCTGCCTCGATGTGAAAGACGGCCGCGTCGTCAAGGGCATTAACTTCGTCGACCTGCGCGATGCCGGCGATCCCGTCGAAGCCGCGGTGGCCTATGACGCCGCCGGCGCCGACGAGCTGTGCTTTCTCGATATCAATGCGACGCACGAAAACCGCGGCACCATGATGGACGTGGTGCGGCGCACCGCCGAGGCCTGCTTCATGCCGCTCACCGTCGGCGGCGGCGTGCGCACCACCGACGATATCAAGGCGCTGCTGCGCGCCGGCGCCGACAAGGTGTCGATCAATTCGGCGGCGGTGGCCGATCGTCAGTTCGTCAAGCAGGCGGCGGAGAAATTCGGCGACCAGTGCATCGTGGTGGCCATCGACGCCAAGCGCGTGACACGCGCCGGCGGCGGCTCGCGCTGGGAGATATTCACCCATGGCGGCCGCAAGGGCACCGGCATCGACGCCATCGAATTCGCCCAGGAAGTGGTGTCGCTGGGGGCCGGCGAGATCCTGCTGACCTCCATGGACCGCGACGGCACCCGCCAGGGTTTCGACATCCCACTGACCCATGCGGTGGCCGACAGTATCAACGTGCCGGTGATCGCTTCCGGCGGCGTCGGCAATCTCGATCACCTTGTCGAAGGTATCCGGAGCGGCCACGCCACCGCGGTGCTGGCAGCGTCGATTTTCCACTTCGGGGAATTTACCATTCGTGAGGCCAAGGACCATATGGTCCGGGCGGGTCTGCCGATGCGGCTCGACCCGTAA
- the hisH gene encoding imidazole glycerol phosphate synthase subunit HisH gives MSVAIIDYGSGNLHSAAKAFERAARSMDVPEKVVVTRDPEVVFRADRIVLPGVGAFADCRKGLDALDGMVDAMTEAVRQKARPFFGICVGMQLMATRGKEHVTTEGLNWIAGDVEKITPREENFKIPHMGWNTLDMVREHPVLERLPLGPKGRHAYFVHSYHLNAANEADILARADYGGPVTAIVGRDTMIGTQFHPEKSQRFGLALISNFLKWKP, from the coding sequence TTGAGCGTTGCCATCATCGATTACGGCTCCGGCAATCTGCACTCGGCGGCGAAAGCCTTCGAGCGCGCGGCGCGCAGCATGGACGTGCCTGAAAAGGTCGTCGTCACCCGCGATCCCGAAGTGGTGTTTCGCGCCGACCGCATCGTGCTGCCCGGCGTCGGCGCTTTCGCCGACTGCCGCAAGGGACTGGATGCGCTGGACGGCATGGTGGACGCCATGACCGAGGCCGTCAGGCAGAAGGCGCGGCCGTTCTTCGGCATCTGCGTCGGCATGCAGCTGATGGCCACCCGCGGCAAGGAGCACGTCACCACCGAAGGTCTCAACTGGATCGCTGGCGACGTGGAAAAGATCACGCCGCGCGAAGAGAACTTCAAGATCCCGCACATGGGCTGGAATACGCTGGACATGGTGCGCGAGCACCCCGTGCTGGAGCGGCTGCCGCTCGGCCCCAAGGGCCGCCACGCCTATTTTGTGCACTCCTATCACCTCAATGCCGCCAACGAAGCGGACATCCTGGCGCGCGCCGACTACGGCGGCCCGGTCACCGCCATCGTCGGCCGCGACACCATGATCGGCACCCAGTTCCATCCGGAAAAGAGCCAGCGCTTCGGGCTGGCGCTGATCTCGAATTTTCTGAAATGGAAGCCGTGA